The following are from one region of the Cloacibacterium normanense genome:
- a CDS encoding Ig-like domain-containing protein produces MVTNPNGTNNGRSLTINASPSAIGGGASTVCTASVTPAFTNAVGGGTWSISNGTGSATISSGGIVTGVSVGSATVVYTIGSCSVSTSITVIATPTITTNPSNVSVNGGANTSFTVAASYTPNAYTWQVSTDAGASWTTISNGGVYSNATTATLNITGATLGMSGYLYRASATNNCGTSAYSSNAALTVTYCTPNFTNTDKPRLYINSFQFVGVLNTTVANTSTWASGYQNFTSFTPIAEQPQGTAINILASSGSNRVPRQNGTWKAWVDWNKDGDFNDAGEEVYNMISFTTPSVTFGFIIPAGQAEGNYTLRIGTFSVQGNNFTSCSTTSGYGEMEDYTFKVVTDCPAKVLNVNNVNPFDGERCGAGSVRLSVSGNASAVSYNWYDSIYGGTLLGSGNIYNTPSISSTTTYYVTAVSSTGCETAFRYPVEARVDPNPTVAFSTNKPSICGEDDPTLLVTASGDKYQDVIFEKFDSGLGVFTNEVNGAYTNSIGFWQRRNSPYIPQIAEGYEGLSPAMSSGYFGEGFAMINTDISRGSSGQSILNRMVSNNLDVSGFLNLKVDFDLYNFTIASNFTEGYTLIEYSLNGGTNWNTLDQFIGTRGNPLKWEKFSYNIPGTNFTSTNFKLRFSVYSYAGPFSGGGSGFIEGITTVDNVRIYGFKNITTPFAWSSGTTTLYKPDCVTALGSTLESTVCVKPTPTELEDLNWNLNANATFSNGCPAIGNFTVNNDTKTWRQPGITDWNQGAQWRPTTVPTIAKCVIVRTPVELPSLTTGTHGLARSVIVKSGGKLTIDPKSSLTIQNYLKNEAAASDVLVESDANLLQINNSSVNIGNITVKRNANLKRLDYTYWGSPVAGQNVKAFSAGTLDTRFYVYNESNDYFDGLFIRNLYPDNVTYSLTPTVDKNTHTFIKGKGYAIRASNALSNVLSSIPHSFVGVPNNGLASIPVVKSATGQGYNLISNPYPSNIDFYALYNYGTNSSIIYNTAYFWTNTNYNPKMQGANYPSNLPDGTKITNNYAILNGTGGVSAPYASGTGNNDPIGSPSNCPTCATPNQYIKVGQGFIVKVRDTGSYNLSLENNSGIRNNNSTSVFFNRMANNNQRTNVEKDRFWISLKTPLDFVSPILIGYPQGSSTNYEEDYDAELLIYGGDSFYSNLDNKKLAIQGRGYPFNPSDEVTLGARLGLEGQYEISLGAKEGVFANGQSIYLKDNITGTITNLSEGAYRFVARSGEVNNRFQILYANSTLGSESGQTEKEFIVYQQNHYAMISTAESMKSVKIYDITGKLIFHKKVNKKDFQIDTSSFQSGTYVIEVLTTNRYFTRKIIK; encoded by the coding sequence TTGGTAACCAATCCTAATGGTACGAATAATGGGAGGTCTTTAACCATTAATGCTTCCCCGTCTGCTATAGGAGGTGGTGCTTCTACGGTGTGTACAGCTTCTGTTACTCCTGCTTTTACAAATGCTGTTGGAGGAGGAACTTGGTCTATTTCTAATGGAACGGGTTCTGCTACAATTTCTTCTGGAGGTATTGTAACTGGAGTTTCTGTAGGTTCTGCAACTGTTGTGTATACTATAGGAAGTTGTTCGGTTTCAACCTCCATTACAGTGATTGCTACTCCTACCATAACAACAAATCCCTCAAATGTAAGTGTGAATGGTGGAGCAAATACCTCTTTTACAGTAGCAGCATCTTATACTCCCAATGCTTATACATGGCAAGTAAGTACAGATGCAGGTGCCAGTTGGACTACTATTTCCAACGGTGGGGTATACAGCAATGCTACTACCGCTACTTTAAATATTACTGGAGCAACATTAGGGATGAGTGGTTATTTGTATAGAGCTTCTGCAACTAATAATTGTGGCACTTCTGCTTATTCTTCTAATGCCGCATTAACGGTAACATATTGTACACCAAACTTTACAAATACTGATAAACCAAGATTGTATATTAATAGTTTTCAATTTGTTGGGGTGCTTAATACTACTGTTGCCAATACTTCTACATGGGCTTCTGGTTATCAAAATTTTACTTCTTTTACGCCAATTGCAGAACAACCTCAAGGTACGGCGATTAATATTTTAGCATCTAGTGGTTCAAACAGAGTTCCTAGACAGAATGGTACTTGGAAAGCGTGGGTAGATTGGAATAAAGACGGAGATTTTAATGATGCGGGAGAAGAAGTGTATAATATGATTTCTTTTACCACTCCATCTGTTACCTTTGGATTTATTATTCCTGCTGGTCAAGCTGAGGGAAATTATACATTAAGAATTGGTACTTTTTCTGTTCAAGGAAATAATTTTACTTCTTGTTCTACGACTTCTGGCTATGGTGAAATGGAGGATTATACATTTAAAGTTGTTACAGATTGTCCTGCAAAAGTTTTGAACGTTAATAATGTTAACCCTTTTGATGGAGAAAGATGCGGTGCTGGTTCAGTAAGGCTTTCAGTATCTGGTAATGCAAGTGCTGTTTCATACAATTGGTATGACAGTATCTACGGTGGTACATTGTTAGGTTCTGGCAATATCTATAATACACCTTCTATTTCTTCAACTACTACTTATTATGTTACAGCTGTAAGCTCTACAGGATGCGAAACAGCTTTTAGATATCCTGTAGAAGCTAGAGTAGATCCAAATCCAACCGTAGCATTTAGTACTAATAAACCTTCTATTTGTGGCGAAGACGATCCTACTTTGCTCGTAACGGCTTCTGGAGATAAATATCAAGATGTAATTTTTGAAAAATTTGACTCTGGTTTGGGTGTTTTTACCAACGAAGTAAATGGCGCGTACACCAATTCGATTGGGTTTTGGCAAAGAAGAAACAGTCCCTATATCCCACAAATAGCAGAGGGTTATGAAGGGTTATCTCCTGCAATGTCTTCGGGGTATTTTGGCGAAGGTTTTGCAATGATTAATACAGATATCAGTAGAGGTTCTTCAGGTCAATCCATTTTAAATAGAATGGTTTCTAATAATCTAGATGTGAGTGGTTTTTTAAATTTAAAAGTAGACTTTGATTTATATAACTTTACCATTGCAAGTAATTTTACAGAAGGATATACACTTATTGAGTACTCATTAAACGGAGGAACAAATTGGAATACTTTAGACCAATTCATAGGTACAAGAGGAAATCCGTTAAAGTGGGAAAAATTTTCTTACAATATTCCAGGAACTAACTTTACATCAACTAATTTTAAGTTAAGATTTTCGGTTTATTCCTATGCAGGGCCTTTCAGTGGAGGAGGAAGTGGTTTTATAGAAGGGATTACAACTGTTGACAATGTTAGAATCTACGGTTTTAAAAATATTACCACGCCTTTTGCGTGGTCTAGTGGAACTACTACATTGTATAAACCAGATTGTGTTACGGCATTAGGAAGTACATTAGAATCTACGGTTTGTGTAAAACCAACGCCAACAGAATTAGAAGATTTAAATTGGAATCTTAACGCCAATGCTACCTTTAGTAATGGTTGTCCTGCAATTGGGAACTTTACTGTTAATAATGATACTAAAACTTGGAGGCAACCTGGCATTACAGATTGGAATCAAGGGGCACAATGGAGACCTACTACTGTTCCTACTATTGCAAAATGTGTTATCGTAAGAACTCCAGTAGAATTACCATCTTTAACTACAGGCACTCATGGTTTAGCGAGAAGCGTGATTGTGAAATCTGGTGGTAAACTTACGATTGATCCTAAGTCTAGTCTTACCATTCAAAACTATTTAAAAAATGAAGCTGCGGCAAGTGATGTATTGGTAGAATCTGATGCTAATCTTCTACAAATTAATAATTCTTCTGTAAATATTGGTAATATTACCGTAAAAAGAAATGCCAATTTAAAAAGATTAGATTATACTTATTGGGGAAGTCCTGTTGCTGGGCAAAATGTAAAAGCCTTTTCGGCAGGTACTCTTGATACCAGATTCTATGTGTACAACGAAAGCAATGACTATTTTGATGGATTGTTTATAAGAAATCTTTATCCTGATAATGTAACTTATAGCCTTACTCCTACTGTAGATAAAAACACCCATACATTTATTAAAGGTAAAGGATATGCTATCAGAGCTTCTAATGCTCTCTCTAATGTTTTGTCTAGTATTCCTCATAGTTTTGTTGGTGTTCCTAATAATGGTTTGGCTAGTATTCCTGTGGTGAAATCTGCAACAGGACAAGGGTATAATTTGATTTCTAATCCGTACCCTTCTAATATAGACTTTTATGCTTTGTACAATTATGGTACTAATAGCAGCATTATTTATAACACCGCTTACTTCTGGACAAATACCAATTACAATCCTAAAATGCAAGGTGCTAATTACCCAAGTAATTTACCAGATGGTACTAAAATTACAAATAATTATGCCATTTTAAACGGAACTGGTGGTGTGTCAGCTCCTTATGCATCGGGAACAGGTAATAATGATCCTATTGGTTCTCCTAGCAACTGCCCTACTTGTGCTACTCCTAATCAATATATAAAGGTGGGGCAAGGTTTTATTGTAAAGGTTAGAGATACAGGAAGTTATAATCTTAGTTTAGAAAATAATAGCGGTATCAGAAATAATAATTCTACATCTGTATTCTTTAATAGAATGGCTAATAATAACCAAAGAACCAATGTAGAAAAAGACAGATTTTGGATTTCTTTGAAAACACCTTTAGATTTTGTAAGTCCTATTTTAATTGGTTATCCACAAGGAAGTTCTACTAATTATGAGGAAGATTATGATGCAGAGCTTCTCATCTATGGAGGTGATAGTTTCTATTCTAATTTAGATAATAAAAAATTGGCAATACAAGGAAGAGGTTATCCTTTTAATCCATCAGATGAAGTAACTTTAGGTGCTAGATTAGGTCTTGAAGGACAATATGAAATTTCATTAGGTGCAAAAGAAGGGGTGTTTGCAAATGGACAAAGTATATACCTTAAAGATAATATAACAGGCACAATAACTAATTTATCAGAAGGTGCCTATCGGTTTGTAGCCCGTTCAGGTGAAGTGAATAATCGATTCCAAATTTTATATGCCAATTCTACACTAGGATCTGAGTCAGGTCAAACAGAAAAAGAATTTATAGTGTATCAGCAAAATCATTATGCTATGATTTCTACTGCAGAAAGTATGAAGTCAGTTAAAATTTACGATATTACTGGAAAACTCATCTTCCATAAAAAAGTAAACAAAAAAGATTTTCAAATAGATACATCTTCTTTTCAATCAGGAACCTATGTAATAGAAGTGTTAACCACTAATCGTTATTTTACAAGGAAAATAATAAAATAA
- a CDS encoding M28 family peptidase, which produces MRKQLLILMVALLSTYSYSQSYTQLYQDRANLLLQSNINTLLTELANLGVKTTGSTENNNAFTWLQNKYVSYGYTTSTTATDLKIESQSFTYSGKTSKNIIVTKKGTKYPDTYVIICGHYDTIVGPGVNDNGSGVAIILEMARLLKDVPTEYSIKFINFSGEEQGLLGSKAYVTNIVNGTTPKMNIRLVFNLDEVGGVAGANNNKIYCEKDGTPTQPTSMASTYATYPSTNNAASNTFNTILMNCFTLYNNGVVSPETSYIERSDYMPFDKNNDVSIGLYEYNQSSHPHKSTDTYANMDPIYVYNVGKVATAAVQHFAVATTSTSTLGTENIKPSEVRLSLFPNPVQDYLYLGIDEKEFDISIFDSTGKLVHRSKNNQMINVSSFSNGMYILHAQIKGEKVSEKFIVKK; this is translated from the coding sequence ATGAGAAAACAACTATTAATTCTAATGGTGGCATTGCTGTCTACCTATTCCTACTCACAGTCTTACACTCAACTTTATCAAGACCGAGCAAATTTACTCTTACAATCTAATATTAACACATTACTGACAGAGTTAGCCAATCTAGGCGTAAAAACTACAGGAAGTACTGAAAATAATAATGCATTTACTTGGTTGCAAAACAAATATGTAAGTTATGGATATACCACAAGCACCACTGCTACTGATTTAAAAATTGAGTCTCAAAGTTTTACCTACAGTGGCAAAACCAGTAAAAATATTATTGTGACTAAAAAAGGAACAAAATATCCAGATACTTATGTAATTATTTGTGGACACTATGACACCATAGTAGGGCCAGGTGTAAATGATAATGGTTCTGGTGTTGCTATTATTCTAGAAATGGCAAGATTATTAAAAGATGTTCCTACGGAGTATTCTATTAAATTCATCAATTTTTCAGGAGAGGAACAAGGGTTGTTAGGAAGTAAAGCTTATGTTACTAATATCGTTAATGGCACTACTCCTAAAATGAACATAAGATTAGTATTTAATTTAGACGAAGTAGGCGGTGTTGCAGGAGCCAATAATAATAAGATTTATTGTGAAAAAGATGGTACTCCTACTCAACCTACCTCTATGGCCAGCACTTACGCTACTTACCCTTCTACTAATAATGCTGCCTCTAATACCTTTAACACTATTCTTATGAATTGTTTTACTTTGTATAATAATGGTGTGGTAAGCCCAGAAACTTCTTATATAGAACGTTCTGATTATATGCCATTTGACAAAAACAATGATGTAAGTATTGGGTTATATGAATATAATCAAAGTTCACACCCTCATAAGTCTACCGATACTTATGCCAATATGGATCCTATATATGTATATAATGTAGGTAAAGTAGCAACAGCTGCTGTTCAACATTTCGCAGTAGCTACTACTTCTACTTCTACTCTTGGAACAGAAAATATAAAACCTTCTGAAGTTCGCCTCAGTTTATTTCCTAATCCTGTACAAGATTATCTTTATTTAGGTATTGATGAAAAAGAATTTGATATTTCTATTTTTGACAGCACTGGTAAATTGGTTCACCGTTCAAAAAACAATCAAATGATTAACGTGTCCTCTTTCTCTAACGGTATGTACATTCTTCATGCTCAAATTAAAGGTGAAAAAGTGAGTGAGAAATTTATTGTTAAAAAATAG
- a CDS encoding endonuclease domain-containing protein: MKKLKPNHDEGMWKGAPSDLFSKAQFLRRNETIAEKLLWEKLRNNQLEGLKFRRQHPVNIYIADFYCHKFKLIIELDGDYHNQEEQKQKDEVRTEVLRLNDLKIIRFKNEEVEQDINQVLTTIKNKIEQLKEK; this comes from the coding sequence ATGAAAAAACTTAAACCTAATCATGATGAAGGAATGTGGAAGGGTGCGCCTTCGGATTTATTTTCAAAAGCTCAGTTTCTTAGAAGAAATGAAACTATAGCGGAAAAATTACTTTGGGAAAAATTAAGAAATAATCAGTTAGAAGGATTAAAATTTAGAAGACAACATCCTGTTAATATTTACATAGCAGATTTTTATTGTCATAAATTCAAATTAATTATTGAACTTGATGGTGACTATCATAATCAAGAAGAGCAAAAACAAAAAGATGAGGTTCGAACGGAAGTATTAAGATTGAATGATTTAAAAATAATTAGATTTAAAAACGAAGAAGTAGAGCAAGATATTAATCAGGTTTTGACAACGATTAAAAATAAAATAGAGCAATTAAAAGAAAAATAA
- a CDS encoding glycosyltransferase family 2 protein, translating to MKLLTIFTPTFNRASLLPRLYESLKAQTNQDFVWMIVNDGSSDHTDEVVQGFIDEKVLEIQYIKQKNQGMHGAHNTAYENCKTVLNTCVDDDDKMPENAVEVILEKWNSLGEKQKKYSGIIALDAHFDGQLIGTAFSTESTTLEDFYLNGGSGDKKLIYRTEIMNKYPKYPIFEGEKYVGLGYKYLLADQDYELATLNEVVCLVDYQPEGSSNNMWRQYYKNPKGFAFIRKQGMLLSKSRKKRLLDIIHYVSHSFKSRNGRFIAESPRKFLTIAMIPLGFVLYLYTIYQNKKQGGLYHR from the coding sequence ATGAAACTCCTCACCATTTTCACCCCCACTTTTAACCGAGCATCTTTGCTTCCGAGATTGTATGAATCTTTGAAAGCGCAGACCAACCAAGATTTTGTGTGGATGATTGTCAACGATGGTTCTTCAGACCATACAGATGAGGTGGTTCAAGGTTTTATAGACGAGAAGGTGTTGGAAATTCAGTACATCAAGCAGAAAAATCAAGGAATGCATGGCGCGCACAATACAGCATACGAAAATTGCAAAACCGTGCTGAATACCTGTGTGGATGATGATGATAAAATGCCCGAAAATGCAGTAGAAGTGATTCTAGAAAAATGGAATTCCCTTGGAGAAAAACAAAAGAAATATAGCGGCATCATCGCATTGGATGCTCATTTTGATGGCCAACTCATAGGAACAGCGTTTTCTACAGAATCTACTACGTTGGAAGATTTTTATTTGAACGGCGGGAGTGGCGACAAAAAACTGATTTACCGTACAGAAATAATGAATAAATATCCTAAATATCCCATTTTTGAAGGAGAAAAATACGTAGGATTAGGGTATAAATATTTGTTGGCAGACCAAGATTACGAATTGGCAACCCTGAATGAAGTGGTTTGTTTAGTTGATTATCAGCCAGAAGGTTCATCGAACAATATGTGGAGACAATATTATAAAAATCCAAAAGGATTTGCTTTCATCCGAAAACAAGGAATGCTGCTTTCTAAGTCTAGAAAAAAAAGACTATTAGACATAATACACTATGTTTCTCATAGTTTTAAATCCAGAAATGGGCGCTTTATTGCAGAATCTCCAAGAAAATTTCTCACGATAGCCATGATTCCATTGGGTTTTGTTTTATACCTTTACACCATCTATCAAAACAAAAAACAAGGCGGATTATACCACAGGTAA
- a CDS encoding glycine-rich domain-containing protein, which produces MKLIMKSLFIIKEKIFYVLFLKFLLMSSLAFGQFNDNTPAPFPGIETFTVPANVTSVKAEVWGSGGSGGGSTANNRSGSGGGGGGYTTRTFDVLAGQTITYTVGAGAIANLPGANGNNGNLSNLTHAPSATTLVGNGGGGGNRNSSTGGTGGTATGGTNTSGANGGPGNSGTGEMEVMEVMRLELEV; this is translated from the coding sequence ATGAAGTTAATAATGAAATCTTTATTCATCATTAAAGAGAAGATTTTCTATGTACTTTTCCTAAAATTTCTTTTAATGTCTTCTTTGGCCTTTGGGCAGTTTAATGATAATACTCCCGCGCCATTTCCAGGAATTGAAACCTTTACAGTACCTGCAAATGTTACTTCTGTTAAGGCAGAGGTATGGGGTTCTGGTGGTTCTGGTGGAGGTTCTACAGCAAATAATAGAAGCGGTTCTGGAGGAGGCGGTGGTGGTTATACCACTAGAACCTTTGATGTATTGGCAGGCCAAACCATAACGTACACCGTGGGAGCTGGTGCAATTGCAAATCTTCCTGGAGCCAATGGAAACAATGGAAACTTATCAAATTTAACACATGCTCCTTCTGCAACCACATTAGTGGGTAATGGTGGTGGTGGAGGAAACAGAAACAGTTCAACTGGAGGTACGGGTGGTACTGCAACAGGTGGTACTAATACTTCTGGCGCTAATGGTGGTCCAGGTAATTCTGGAACTGGGGAAATGGAGGTAATGGAGGTAATGCGCCTGGAACTGGAGGTTTAG
- a CDS encoding glycosyltransferase family 4 protein — protein MSLNLLLKGQLEFLNKHFQVTAISGEGDDLQTVANREGVNIHTIEMHRPISLRQDLKSLWNLYWYFKKEKPAIIHSITPKAGLLSMMAGKLAGVPVRMHTFTGLIFPHKYGYMKRTLIIMDKILCRCATHVYPEGRGVKEDLQKHNITNKPLKIIANGNVNGVDVDYYHPEAFSEENKKQLRASLRIKEEDFVFVFVGRLVIDKGVRELVKAFDALSKQHQNIKLILVGPRENAHNPKKRAMFHTINQNQKIITVGFQDDVRPYYAVSNVLMLPSYREGFPNAVLQAGAMGLPSIVSDIPGCNEIIEHEVNGLLVPKKNHQELQKAMEKVFKNPYFLLNLKKNARNKVVESFDKNFVWQELKKEYENALDKLKLQKK, from the coding sequence ATGTCACTGAATCTCTTGTTAAAGGGACAACTAGAATTTCTGAATAAACATTTCCAGGTTACCGCTATTTCAGGGGAAGGAGATGATTTGCAAACCGTAGCGAATAGAGAAGGCGTAAATATCCACACAATAGAGATGCATCGTCCCATCTCTTTAAGACAAGACCTTAAATCACTATGGAATCTGTATTGGTATTTTAAAAAAGAAAAGCCCGCAATCATTCATTCCATTACCCCAAAAGCAGGACTACTCTCCATGATGGCAGGGAAATTAGCAGGAGTTCCCGTAAGAATGCACACCTTTACTGGACTAATTTTCCCGCATAAGTATGGCTACATGAAACGTACATTGATTATCATGGATAAAATCTTGTGCAGATGTGCTACACATGTTTATCCAGAAGGAAGAGGTGTAAAAGAAGATTTACAAAAGCATAATATTACAAATAAACCACTAAAAATTATTGCCAATGGCAATGTAAACGGTGTAGATGTAGACTATTATCATCCCGAAGCATTTTCTGAGGAAAATAAAAAACAATTAAGAGCTTCCCTTCGAATAAAAGAAGAAGATTTTGTGTTCGTATTTGTAGGGAGACTGGTCATAGATAAAGGAGTGAGAGAATTAGTAAAAGCATTTGACGCTCTTAGCAAGCAACATCAAAACATAAAACTCATTTTAGTAGGTCCCAGAGAAAATGCACATAATCCTAAAAAGAGGGCGATGTTTCATACAATAAATCAAAATCAAAAGATTATTACGGTAGGATTTCAGGATGATGTAAGACCTTACTATGCAGTAAGCAATGTGTTGATGCTGCCCAGTTATCGTGAAGGATTTCCCAATGCTGTTTTACAAGCGGGAGCGATGGGTTTGCCGAGTATCGTTTCTGATATTCCTGGATGCAACGAAATTATAGAACATGAAGTCAATGGGCTTTTGGTGCCGAAAAAAAATCATCAAGAACTTCAAAAAGCCATGGAGAAAGTGTTTAAAAATCCTTATTTTTTATTGAATTTAAAAAAAAATGCCAGAAATAAAGTAGTAGAATCTTTTGATAAAAATTTCGTATGGCAAGAACTTAAAAAAGAATATGAAAACGCTTTAGACAAATTAAAACTACAAAAGAAATAG
- a CDS encoding glycosyltransferase family 2 protein, which yields MKLSIIIPCYNVENFVQNCTESIVMQQGFDFEILMINDGSKDNTQQVLENLAEKDFRIKAINQQNQGLSGARNTGIENATGDYIMFVDADDTLEPEALKTIADFFQEEDLFCFSYNRVFGTKKLPRKFNIQGKFPARFIQRRIVGLIDTELSDPSQTDALVTAWGKIYKTEIIRKNQFQFTDTKEIGTEDALFNIQYLEHALTAQVLDMPLYNYVKINADSLTKLHKPNLFGQWKNLYAKISEIIMAKDAEFRKALNNRIALSIIGLALNETFSEKPFSSKRQKVSEILHDDIYQKAYQNLEMKYFPLHWKVFFYAAKYKYATWVLFLASTMNFVINRNNSPSKNQMFNFANNK from the coding sequence ATGAAATTATCCATCATCATCCCATGCTACAACGTAGAAAATTTTGTGCAAAACTGTACAGAAAGCATTGTGATGCAACAAGGTTTTGACTTTGAAATCCTAATGATAAATGATGGTTCTAAAGACAATACACAGCAAGTTTTAGAAAATTTAGCAGAAAAAGATTTTAGAATTAAGGCAATCAATCAACAAAACCAAGGACTTTCGGGAGCGAGAAATACAGGGATAGAAAATGCAACAGGAGATTACATTATGTTTGTAGATGCAGATGATACACTAGAACCAGAGGCCTTAAAAACCATTGCAGATTTTTTTCAAGAAGAAGACCTTTTTTGCTTTTCTTACAACAGAGTGTTTGGAACCAAAAAACTTCCAAGAAAATTCAATATTCAAGGGAAATTTCCTGCACGTTTTATCCAAAGAAGAATTGTCGGATTAATAGACACTGAATTGTCAGACCCTTCTCAAACCGACGCTTTAGTGACTGCTTGGGGAAAAATCTACAAAACAGAAATCATCAGAAAAAACCAATTCCAATTTACAGATACCAAAGAAATAGGAACCGAAGACGCTTTGTTCAATATTCAGTATTTAGAGCATGCGCTAACCGCTCAAGTCTTGGATATGCCTTTGTACAATTATGTAAAAATCAATGCCGATTCATTGACCAAATTACACAAACCCAATCTCTTTGGACAATGGAAAAATCTCTACGCAAAAATATCAGAAATCATCATGGCTAAAGATGCAGAATTTAGAAAAGCTTTAAACAATAGAATCGCACTAAGCATCATCGGGTTAGCTTTGAACGAAACCTTTTCAGAAAAGCCTTTTTCCTCAAAAAGACAGAAGGTTTCAGAAATATTACACGATGATATCTACCAAAAAGCCTATCAAAATCTAGAAATGAAATATTTTCCACTCCATTGGAAAGTATTTTTCTATGCCGCGAAATACAAATATGCCACTTGGGTTTTATTTTTAGCATCAACAATGAATTTTGTCATCAATAGAAATAATTCCCCATCAAAAAACCAAATGTTTAATTTTGCAAACAATAAATAA
- a CDS encoding glycosyltransferase family 1 protein, producing MSPIKILQIFTVLNKGGAETNLMNYYRNMDRSQFQIDFLVHRETGFFEQELIKSGSKIFRLPPILPWKLKEYKKAVKTFFEEHNDYDIIHGQCSELGVFIYEEAKKRGIPVIIAHAHNAKMDRDKKLLFRLMWKKRMRKSINAYFTCGKEAAENLFGKNLARHSYQMNNAIEVEDFQFNQEVREKKRKELQAEETINLVNIGRFNTQKNQSFLLEVFAELIKRNKKYKLFLVGQGELESQLREKAKQLKIEQDVAFLGLRNDVPELLQAMDLFLFPSLHEGFSVAFVEAQTTDIKAVISDGVPTESILIPENVTVIPLKNSAQQWAEKIAEIHNFERKNVAALIKEKGYDIKENAQKLEKKYKELVKQYKKNPYVISS from the coding sequence ATGTCTCCCATCAAAATCCTACAAATTTTTACCGTACTCAACAAAGGAGGTGCCGAAACCAACCTGATGAACTACTACCGTAATATGGATAGAAGTCAGTTTCAGATAGATTTTTTGGTGCACAGAGAGACGGGTTTTTTTGAACAAGAATTGATAAAGTCTGGGAGTAAGATTTTCAGATTGCCACCCATTCTTCCTTGGAAATTAAAGGAATATAAAAAAGCGGTAAAAACATTTTTTGAGGAACATAATGATTATGACATCATTCACGGACAATGCTCAGAACTGGGCGTGTTTATTTATGAAGAAGCAAAGAAGAGAGGCATTCCCGTAATTATTGCTCATGCCCATAATGCGAAAATGGATAGAGACAAAAAACTGCTCTTCCGTTTGATGTGGAAGAAAAGAATGCGCAAGTCCATCAATGCGTATTTTACCTGTGGCAAAGAAGCAGCAGAAAATCTTTTCGGGAAAAATTTAGCACGTCATTCTTACCAAATGAACAATGCGATAGAAGTAGAAGATTTTCAGTTCAATCAAGAGGTGAGAGAGAAAAAACGAAAAGAACTTCAAGCAGAAGAAACCATTAATTTGGTGAATATTGGAAGATTCAATACTCAAAAAAACCAGTCTTTTCTGTTGGAAGTTTTTGCCGAACTTATAAAGCGGAACAAAAAGTACAAGTTATTTTTAGTCGGGCAAGGTGAATTAGAGTCTCAACTCAGAGAAAAAGCCAAACAATTAAAAATAGAGCAGGATGTAGCGTTTTTAGGATTAAGAAATGACGTTCCCGAACTCTTACAAGCAATGGATCTTTTCCTGTTCCCGAGTTTGCATGAAGGTTTTTCGGTAGCATTTGTAGAAGCGCAAACCACGGACATTAAAGCGGTAATTTCTGATGGCGTACCAACAGAGTCTATTCTGATTCCTGAAAATGTAACCGTCATTCCTTTGAAAAATTCTGCTCAACAATGGGCGGAAAAAATTGCAGAAATCCATAATTTTGAAAGAAAAAATGTTGCAGCCCTTATTAAAGAAAAAGGCTACGATATTAAAGAAAACGCCCAAAAACTAGAAAAAAAATACAAAGAATTAGTCAAACAATATAAAAAAAATCCTTACGTTATATCATCCTAA